One Primulina eburnea isolate SZY01 chromosome 4, ASM2296580v1, whole genome shotgun sequence genomic window, AGCAGCAGGCTCTTCTGAGACCTCCACCTCAGTGGCTTCTACTTCTGGCTTTGGTTCCTCTGCAGGCTCTTCTGCATCAACTACCTCAGCTGGTTCTTCTGTCGGGTCTTCCTCGGGCTCGTTTTCTGGTGGTAATACTTCCACCTCTTCAGCCGCTACTGGCTCTTCCAGAACAGGTGGCGTGATCTCCACCTCCTCCACATTTTCTGGGACGGTTTTCTCTACTGTCTCTGCCACTGGTGTTGGAAATGTTACCTACGATTTACAAACGTTTATCATCTCCCAAGGTTGTTAAATTGCACAGTTATTCTATATTTTGATAAGCCCATCCAAGAATCGGGTTGGCGTGAGTGAGATGTGTGGACTTAATTTGAAGTGAAGCTCGATTTTTTAAACACATAAAATTTTAGttcttttttataattaatccgGGAACAGATCAAACAGCGATCGTTCTTGAAATATAGTGGAAAATAAAGGAAATCAAACATAAAGATGTATATATACTTCGATCTAGCAAGCCATCAAATCTTGATTGGTGATATATATATGATCAAACACTCGTACTTCAAGATTATCATGCAGATCAAATATATTCATGCAATAATTAGTTTGATACATCGCTTAGTGTCACAAGATGCAAACTTTATCATCCCAAACTCCATATATCCATCCACTAATCAAGATCTGAAAGTTTCAAAATATAGAAGTTTAATAACTTTCAAGAACTTGATCAAGCTAGAAACCATATATAATAATGGTTACCTCAGCTGTGGCCATTGTGTTTTGGGAAATGAGAGAGAACTAAATGAAGAAGAGAGTAGTGAAAGTGAGGTGAAAACTagagaaaaaagaaagagaaataCAAGTGATGTTTTGTAAAGGGGTGAAGAGAAATGATCATTTGTAGGGCTATTTATAGGGAAGAAAAACCATTAGtgtgaaaataataaataaatgggGCACAAAGTTTGGAAGCGATGAACATCATTAGCGGAGAAGATCAGGGATGTAAAGTTTAGGTGGACCAAGCCGAGCGTTGCTCACTAATTTGGACAAAATATTCATTCAATTTACGTGTAATGcgtaaaaatttgattttttcaaatACTTCTTTAAATCACAAAAAAATTTCTACTAGACAGTCTCACCGATCAACATATGAAAAGTGTTACTAGTTaggttaaaaatattatttttcattgcatgtatgaatcagatataaatcagatatatatatatattttttaaatattttcatatatgATATAAATTACATGTGATCCCTTTCATGTCTTCAAGTTCTTGAGGTCTCTATGTCAATAAATGTCTGGTTGTAGATGGTTAAATTGACTATCCATCGTCTCTATATTTTTCATATAATGTGTACAATTTGTGATCATTTGGCCTCCACCATGTGTCTTTGCCTGTTcaaaaaccctttatttttttgATTCAATTCATCCAAATTGAAGAGTATTCTCGAATGCTCTCttttctctctattttttttttccttttcaatTTGGATGAATTGAATCAAAAAAAAGAAAGGGTTTTAGAACAGGCAAAGACACATGGTGGAGGCCAAATTTTTTCTGCCTATGGTTCTTTTCTTGATGGCCTGTTCTGTACTGCTGTTGAAGGCAGGAGCAAGTGGCGACTACTCTTTCATCACACTTCCATATGTGGTGCCGATTTTATATCAACATTAAAAGTACTTCAAGTCCTAATGACTTATTCTTCTTTATCCACGTTATTTACATGTtattgtattaaaaaaaaattatatcaataACATCGAAAAATAGCAGTCGTAGGTTTCATCTTatacaaaaaataaacaatCATAAAATTACATCACGTTCTATGTTACGACGAAATTAGATATATATGATTTGATATCAGTAAGgttatacattcttatatgacATAATATTCATTTTCTAAGATCCATATATAactcaaatataaaaataattaaataatctgAAATACCAAaagtaaatattattaaatactaactatttgaaaattaaaatcatAAGAGAGACCAGACCAACCACCCCATCTGtatattaaattcaaaaaaCTCTATATATCATTTTGGAAAAATATTGAGAATGGAACAATATGTGTTacacaaaaactcttgtgagacgatctcatagaTCAATTTCGTGAGtcgaatattttatttaagtcatccaaaaaaattactttttatgctaagaatattactttttattatgaatatcgataagattgactcatctcacagataaatattaatgagaccgtctcacaaaaaacctaccATGTGAATTAACTCACTGTTGATTCACGTGGCATCCCAAAACGCATCTTCCATTCAAAACTGGAATCACCATCTTGCTGGATATTGAATCCAGGCGGGGCCCATATTAGATGCTTTCACTCGTGAAATGGGGCCCATTTACATAGGCCACGCTGGATCTTACTCATCACCGCTGGACCAGCAATTCTGtcctatttatttattattattatttcttttGGATTCTTTTGAGTAATAAATAGTTGTGAGTGACATTTTATAATGTGAATAATTGCATAACCAACAAACATATCGTTATTGTAATCACTTCATATACTAAATTTACTTCAATCTTTCtgttcaaaaaaattaataatataaaattttgaatgaaTTTTATCCAGGGCAGAACACCTAAAGTttgtaaaaaaattcataatataaaaattttgaATGAATTTTATCCAGGGCGGAGCCAGGAATCTGACGTTACCCGaactagaattttaaactctaacatcctttaatattttaaattgatctacccgggctaatatcaaatttaattttgtaaaaaaatttggATCATCCGAGCTAAAGCCCGAGTACAGTAACATGGTTTCAAACTCACTGATCGTTTGCACCCAAATTTACGTAACTAATTCTATAAGACAAAGTGTCGTAATTGATATGACCTCGAACGCCACACTTAGATTTACACGATGGATCAAAAAATGACCTTCTCCCGGGGTTAATTGCGCAAAGCCGTGATAAGTTGAACttgagttatatatatatatatatatatatatatatatatgacgaGAAATTATGCATTTTCATGCAGAGGAAGAAGGTTTTTGATTGAAGGGTTTGTTTAGGCAGTAGAGGGAATCCCGACCAAGGTGGGGTCGATATTTCCGTGGACCATTAGGAAAAAGACACGTGTGATAGTAAAGAAGCAAAACCATCCACTCGTACCgtgttctttcaatttcagtgTGTGTGTATTATGGACGGTCTGACGTGCCAAGATTGAGTTTGTTATCTACAATATTAATATTTAGATTAAGACCTCGGCAGACTAGATTTATAGTCTTCATATTAATTGgtgtatataaataaattttatttgaaaattttagaaaTCACGTTAAAATAAAACTTTATAATACTTTTATGTTATGAATGATTTAATAatctaaatattaaaaaataaagatgaagaaatattttattatgatAGTTAGATGATATATGTATTtactaaaaatatatttttatgatgtattttattaaataaaatgtaatattattCTAATTTGAGAAGGATATCTTTGAGAAGGATATCTTtggaatattattaattttccgcCAGTTTTATGTTTATCAATATTACTCCGATTATggtttattaaaatttattattgcaTGCTAGAAAGAGTAGGTATCTTATGAGAtgatctcatgaatctttatctgtgagataggtcaatcctaccgatattcacaataaaaaataataatcttagcataaaaaataatatttttcatggatggacCAAGAAGAGATTAGTCTTACAAAGTACAATCCGTGAGACCGTtccacacaagtttttatctgCTAAAAATTATATAATGTAGGCATTCCGTGTAAGACGCTACGTATCCTCAAGTCTCAATTAACCAACATAGCAGTATAAATATTCATTCTTAAATGAATGATTGAATTATATTTCAAGAGttgtttatggttgtacagttGTTTTTTCACGTTATTCATATATATTGTATCACGTGAAAAAAAATGAGTCGTGATGGATCGATTACCCAAGTTACACATATCCACTTTCTAATTATTTATCTTTTTATagttatttttttctttattatttatttatttttaaatgggtACGGTGAAATGTAAATATTTGCGGACTATACATGGGATAATTATTTACTATAAAGCTacgttaaaaaaaatgattgaagtagataaagataaaataatattatgttcgttatgatttttaagaatgaaataaataataattttttgatgaattgaCAAAATTGCCCTTCCAGTTTTGTGGCAATGGTCGGCGATGACGGTGGTTGGCCGGACGGAATCGGCGGCGACGGCAGGCCGACGATCGGCCGAAAGGAGGAGGGGCTGGTCGGCGGTGGCTGCGATTGACGGCGGTGGTCGGCGTCGGCGACGGCGGAGGCGACGGTCGGCGGTGGTCGGTGTCGGAGGCGGTCGGCGACGAGCGGACGACGGCGTGGTCGGGAGGCGGTCGGTGtagggaagtggtggtgagtttggattTAGGAGAAaggtaaaattgaaaaaataagaTTGATTAAGAGTGAGATAAATAATCATATGGGATGAGGAGTGacacctaatataacctaatcatttaGGAGGGATAGACTTGATTAAATAATCACCCCTACTAAACATATGATTAggtatgttaaaaaaaataaacccacCTAATCATCCCTACCAAACGCCCCCTGAATGATTCTACAAATATTCATATTAAAAAGTTGAAGTTAAAACCAAGTCAAGGTGAGACCtgatagtttttttttatttacatcGAGTGAAGCTCCGTGCATTTTTGAAATCACTACAAGTACGACAAGCATGCATCATTTTGTCGGGGCAGAGACAATTAGCAAAAGGCAATTCTTTAAATCAGACTTTTAAGAATTTGTCTTAAAAACAAATTACCCTCTTAACGTAACTTTTACCTCAAAGAAGGCAATTCTTCGGATCAGACTGGAGTATGAAAATTTACTAGAAAAAGAGTAGCTTAAAACCAAAATATTAGCTTCAAGAAACAGTGATAGAATCAAATTGGTGTAACTAAGAATCTAGGCTGATTTTCGTGAAAGATCCATAATTCGAGGGACAATATAGGAGTCCAAGGTTGTCACAATCTGGTGAGACCATTCTTTTCatctcaaaaatatttcaagGGATTGAAAATGACCTTATACCCGTGGTCTACCATCCAAGTGTAGAAGATACGTGGCATTCGTATTCACCTATCTCATTAATTCTTAACATGCGTATTTTGATAGCACCAATTAGCTTAATTGTAGGCAAAGAACACTTTCTTTCACTTCAGCTCGTTTACTGCTTCCATGCTACTATGTTATTATACAATACGAAACAATTCACTTTTAAGAGAAGGAATGGTGTTGATCACTAATGTCGAAAGAAATAATCATTCACAAGGCCTGCCTCACCCCAAGCTTAATCTTAAAATGTATGGTTGGATCGGGGCGGTATAAAAAGGCTCTTAATCTTGATCTGATGAACGCGATTAAGTAATTAATAAAACATAACAATAGAAGGGAACACATGCAATAAGATTTTGGCAGTTTAGATGcttaaaaaatttaatcaacTCGCAGCAGCTGCACCAACTAAATTAAAAGCTGCAACAAAGCAATACTACCTGTTCGTAACGCAAAGCCTAATCTAATTCTTTCTCAGCTGACGAGCTTCTTCAAAACAGCTTCTGCTCGTTGCTCAAATTTTGGTAGGGCCCATTCATGCTGAACAATGTTTAAGTTTTCTTTCTCTGCACCCAAACTCTGAGCCAATACgcaaaaataataaatcaaagATACAATTGTATGCATGTACATTGACTAAGATAATCACATTAATTTATGGTGATCACTGTATTAAGCTACATGAAAAAAATTGGAGAACAACCAGACAGAAAATTAAAGGTGTACCCTTGTGGGATCGAATCCACTCATTTGCATCCTACGTTGTGTATCATCAGTTGctgatcaaaatcaaatacTTGTGTTAATTCACCATCATACCCAAAGAAAACGTAGAACCGGCCACAAACAATTTTTACATTACAGAGAAGTAAGCAACAAAAAGCAGCATGAAAATTAGAATGAATTAAAGTTCAAGAAAAACTGACCATTATCTTCTCCCAGTATAAGACTGAAGAGACCTCTAAGCCCGAATAGGTTGAGAAAATACCTGGaagcatgaaaatttaaatatcaGATCCGCTAAGCAGCGTAAGAATCTAGAGCACCAGCTGGCTACAGTCTGTGTTTCGTAGGTGAAATGAAAGATCATTGCAAGTTAAAGGGATACCAGGAACGACCGCTAACATAGCTGACATCAACAGAGCTCAAGTCTATACCATTTTGCAGCATTGCCCTGAATCTTTGTGTTAATGGAAAAGGAATCTTTGCTGTGAAACAAGACATGCCATTACTTATGTTAGTAATAGGCATGACAAGATGAGAAAAAGAACATGCTAGTCGATGTCACGtgaaattagtttttttttttatttcttgaaaCCACAAGAAAATTAATCTTATTAttagaagttttaaaacaattgaaTCCAAATATTCTAAATAGAAAAATGGAGCACATAAAGCTTACAGTCGGAGTTAAAGCACGAAACGAAAGAAAATGTACAATTTTGCAAGATTCAATTAAGTGAAAAgggaaaaagaaaataaaaagagaaAGCCAACCTGCCACAAATccggagaaaaaaaaattaacccaTGCAAAAGTAAGTGTCTGTTAATATGACCATAGATACAGTAAGAAAGACAGATCTCGCCACCTAGAAATTGACAGACTTCAGATAGAAGTATGTAGGAAGTAGGAACCAAACCTGTGGTATAAACATTGAAAGATTTTTCTTCATCATATCCATTGCCATATTTGGATCAGAAAACATCTGAGCCTGCGGATTCTGAGCTTGACCCTTAGGCACGCGTAATAATCCATTATCCTGCGATGCAAATCATATTTTTACCCtccaaaaaattaaataaataaacacaaccCATTGCCATCTAGCAATAAGATTTCTTCCTACGAACTGAACTCTCGTAAACAAAAGTACTGCAGTGGCGGTTTACATACAAAACATCTAGGCCTCGCTCCTTCCCCGCAAACAATTTTTTGCTTGGGGGAGGTTTAAACTGTAAGAAAGCAACCAGGAAACCGTTTTTTTGGCATCTCATCTAAAAACAAAAGTTTTCTCGGGTATTCGTTTTTTTATCACAATTAAACTGGTCATTTAGCATAGAATCATAATAGACATTTCAATGTACTATTGGTGTATTCCTTGAATTTTAAGGAAGGGCAACTTCTAGTTCCCATCCTATTAActtgttttcaaatgattataTGAATGCTTATTTCTTACCATAatctatattaaaaaaaaaaaatcttttcagTTTATTTCTTAAATAAACGAGACCAGTGAAGGAAGCATAAAGGCGATACTTTGATGACAGCAAAACAGCAAAAATCAACACAAAGACAGTTCCCAAGTCAAAATTCTTAGTTCCTCACCTCGTTGCTGAAATAAAACCTGCGAGCACGAAACGATTTCGCGGGAATAAAATTCGCTGCTGCCTTAAGGTTCCTTGCCCTGATTATCACTTGCCTGATGATACAAACCAAAACAAAGAGCTGATAAATCTAAATTCACCACACACTGTTATCTATCTAACCGTGAAATAATCAAATGAATTCAAGCAATAGTACCCTTCTTTGACCATTTTGATGTCTGGAACTTGATCGCAACGCATCATCTTTGAGGCGAAGTAACGGAGGATCCCCGTGAGGACCATAACTACTGATAGTGGTATCAATACCCAATTTCTGATCGCCGTGTCCAGAACCAAATCTTCCGCCATTGATTCTCACTTTCAGATCTGTAGCCCAACTAGTAGGAGTCGCAATAGAACTAGGAGTCACGATTGAACTAACTGGGCTTATTGGTCGGTTAAAAAACGGGCTCAAGAAAATGGCTGGTTTTTTCCCAAATTGGGTCGGACTACTAAATCCATGGCATAGAATGTTCCACTTGAATGGATGGATTTGTAACctcaattttaaatttatttatttcaatttatttttgtttactTGAATGGACAAAATTGTAGTTAGTATCATAATAAATAGTAGATCTTTTGTGAgtcgatctcacgaatctttatctgtgagatgagtcaaccctatcgataatcacaataaaaagtaatattttttgcataaaaattaatattttttcattgatgacccaaataagagatatatctcacaaaatatgatctgtgagaccgtctcacgcaagtttttgccaataacAATTGTTGTGGACTTCAAATTctttctcaaatcaaatcattatcTTCAAATCAAATTCATCCGTCCAAACGTAAGTTAACCAGAATTCACGatatcttttcttttttttaatagaaTCATGTTatctttctttaaaaaaaatcatttaaaaaatctGTACTTGTATTTATGGATGAAAATTTAGACAAGTAAAACTATATGTTAAACAATTAGGTGATTGCTAGATCTTTTGTTCATTATCAAAATTAGGAATTAAAAAACTATGTTTTAAAATGGCTAATTAAACTTCATATTTTACGAGTTCTTCAATTATATTACTCATGTGAATGAAAATATTCTAAGCTTGCAATGAAGATCATAGCTTAATAGTAATCCTTACACAATCACAATATTCTTTCTTTCATTCAAATGCTTCATTTCATTTATTGATGTTTACTTCCGATCGATTCTAAGTTAAATCTTCTTGAATGGGCTCCGTTTCCTTTTCCATTCCCTCTGCCACCCCTATACGGTTCAAACCACTACCAAATCACCTTAACATTACACCATATAAATCAAGAATTGGAATTCACAGCAATTATGGTCCGGAATTGAAATCGAAACTTGAAAAAAATTCATTGAGCCTTTTGGGTTCCAAGAGAAGCATTAGCATAGGCGGCTCATGCGCCGTGGTGGCGTGCAATGCCAAAGACTCGTCGGGATCTCCCGAGGAACACAAAGCTTTGGAAACTGTCCTTAAGCTGTATGATgcattgaagaacaaaaacgaCTGCATGATTTCAGATGTGATCTCGGAAGAATGCTTTTGCGTTTCAAATTTTGTTTCTGCCTTCCAATCTTTTCATGGGAAGAAGGTACGACGTTACAAATATAGGCAAAACATATAAATTCACGTGGCCTCTGAAAATCGAAAAGAAAGTTTGCGTCTGAATATGTTATGTTCTTTTTTTTCCCCTTTGGTCATTTCAATATTTATATGTACTGTTGGTGAGTGAGTTCTATTTTCCTTTGTAGCAAGTGCTTGCTTTCTTCTCATCGCTAATGAAAACCTTGGGGAATAACATAGAATTCGTGGTGCAACCAACTGTGGAGGATGGAATGGTCGTTGGGGTATCCTGGAAACTAGGTTCGTTTTATTCCCCTCCCCTCCATTCACTTTGAAGATATTAAGTTTGTCCGATGGACATGAGCAAATCTATACGGTGGAATATATATATCATCAGTGTTCACATAAATATACGCGATGAATGTGCAACATACAGTTTTAATATGCTACACATCCACCGTGCATATTTATGTGAGTACCGATGAGATGACACTCACTTGTTTAGATATTCACAGTATCGGTGCTCACGAGGAGACCCCCAAAAAAAATTTGAGTCCGTAACTTAGGCCTTTTTCTTAGTGGAAATGCAAAAACTTCTATTTcaagaaaaaaattgatttttgaatatttttatttaaaaggatTGAGGAAGGAAATAATAGTGCTTACTTTAAGATGATGTTTTGTACATTTTTGTAGAATGGGACAAGGTTCCTTTACCTTTGGGAAAAGGTTTCAGCTTCTACACTTGCCATATCTATCAAGGAAAGATCATGATAAAGTAATACTTCATCCTAACTCGAAATACATATTTGAGATTATAAGATAgaaatgataaaatatatatgatgtatagaaaataaatcaatatatacagaaaacaCGATGATTTATGACTCTAGTATTTTGTAAAACATGAGTTAAACGTTGAATAAAACAAAGACGTAATCGACTAAGACatcataatatatattatatattagctTTTCACTGTGATCCAGGAATGTGGAGATTTTCATGGAGCCACTTGTACATTTGGAACCCTTTAGACTGGTAAGCCTCTATTCCCTCGGTTTATGTCATTCAAACATGGAAAAACaacttaaatggggattttgaTTTTGTGGGCAGAGAATTATTAATTCAGTGATGAATGCGATGGAAAAGTTGAATTCTCAGGTTCTGTCGAGGAGAAGGGCTGTAAATATTTTGTTCATTGTTCTAATTTTCTGGGCAGCGATGGCCTTCTTCCCTTTTTAGTAGTGCGCTTTCACATCCTAAGATTATCATCACgtttaattcaaattttcatttattttcgaaatattataTTTCAATACTATTTAGTTTAGGTTTttgaatatttatattaaattaatatttaaacaaATAGTTAATGTTTACTAGTTCACGATCCCTATGTTAGACATTAATTCATCAAAAACTTGCAACTTAGAGTTAGAATTGACAGATCAAGGTATAATAAAAAAAGGCTGATCCTCATTCGATTTATAGGCTTGCAACATGAAATCTATAATCAGTCGGATTaagatataatattttttactctAAATGTGCATCAAGTACAAATTTTTCATAACAGAAGCCTGTTTCGACTTTAAAAGGCTTTGTACAAATATTATTCATAAACCGCACAAAAATGCATCATCTCTAAAAATGgg contains:
- the LOC140829015 gene encoding uncharacterized protein, which encodes MAEDLVLDTAIRNWVLIPLSVVMVLTGILRYFASKMMRCDQVPDIKMVKEGQVIIRARNLKAAANFIPAKSFRARRFYFSNEDNGLLRVPKGQAQNPQAQMFSDPNMAMDMMKKNLSMFIPQTLTFAWVNFFFSGFVAAKIPFPLTQRFRAMLQNGIDLSSVDVSYVSGRSWYFLNLFGLRGLFSLILGEDNATDDTQRRMQMSGFDPTRSLGAEKENLNIVQHEWALPKFEQRAEAVLKKLVS
- the LOC140829897 gene encoding uncharacterized protein, giving the protein MGSVSFSIPSATPIRFKPLPNHLNITPYKSRIGIHSNYGPELKSKLEKNSLSLLGSKRSISIGGSCAVVACNAKDSSGSPEEHKALETVLKLYDALKNKNDCMISDVISEECFCVSNFVSAFQSFHGKKQVLAFFSSLMKTLGNNIEFVVQPTVEDGMVVGVSWKLEWDKVPLPLGKGFSFYTCHIYQGKIMIKNVEIFMEPLVHLEPFRLRIINSVMNAMEKLNSQVLSRRRAVNILFIVLIFWAAMAFFPF